A stretch of the Martelella sp. NC20 genome encodes the following:
- a CDS encoding CaiB/BaiF CoA transferase family protein, whose translation MDPINDIRPFEGIRVLDITHVLAAPFATYQLAVFGADVIKIENPHEPEQTRIDGSDPELSADNIGTHFIIQNGGKRSFTLDLKTEEGREILRRLVPGADVLVENFRPGALKALGLGYEDLRKLNPRLIYASMSAFGQDGPRGGQTGYDQVIQAVSGLMMVNGTADMVPMKVGTPAVDYSTGAMGAFALAAALFQRERTGLGQYIDLSMLDTALMLMGAHLTNYSRSGKEPKAGGNRHEFATCGLYDTKDGKIQIAAINLRQQARLWKALGHPELVKASNAERRAGAAEELAILLPILMTRTAAEWEDWFQDHHIPAARVWTLPETLAHSQLETRDILHHYQDEPGIPGRITAPKAAFKLEHGGARIDRPPPRLGEHNEELLAELGYSAEEIAALRTAGAI comes from the coding sequence ATGGACCCCATCAACGACATCCGCCCCTTCGAGGGCATCAGGGTACTGGACATTACCCATGTTCTGGCCGCGCCCTTCGCGACCTATCAACTCGCGGTTTTCGGGGCCGACGTCATCAAGATCGAAAACCCGCACGAGCCGGAGCAAACCCGTATCGACGGCAGCGATCCTGAGCTCTCGGCGGACAATATCGGCACCCACTTCATCATCCAGAATGGCGGCAAGCGCTCGTTCACCCTGGACCTGAAAACCGAGGAGGGACGCGAGATCCTGCGCAGACTGGTGCCCGGCGCGGATGTTCTGGTCGAGAACTTCCGGCCGGGGGCGCTGAAGGCGCTCGGGCTTGGCTATGAGGATCTCAGAAAACTCAATCCCCGCCTGATCTACGCCTCGATGTCCGCCTTCGGGCAGGATGGGCCGCGCGGCGGGCAGACCGGTTACGATCAGGTGATCCAGGCGGTGTCAGGGCTGATGATGGTCAACGGAACCGCCGACATGGTGCCGATGAAGGTCGGCACGCCGGCCGTCGACTATTCGACCGGCGCGATGGGCGCGTTCGCGCTCGCGGCAGCGCTATTCCAGCGGGAAAGGACCGGGCTTGGGCAATATATCGACCTTTCCATGCTCGATACCGCGCTGATGCTGATGGGCGCGCATCTGACCAATTACAGCCGCTCCGGCAAGGAACCGAAGGCGGGCGGCAACCGGCACGAATTTGCGACCTGCGGGCTCTACGACACAAAGGATGGCAAGATTCAGATCGCCGCCATCAACCTGCGCCAGCAGGCGCGGCTCTGGAAGGCGCTCGGTCATCCCGAACTGGTCAAGGCCAGCAATGCCGAACGCCGTGCGGGTGCCGCCGAGGAACTGGCTATCCTGCTGCCGATCCTGATGACCAGGACGGCGGCCGAGTGGGAGGACTGGTTCCAGGACCATCACATCCCTGCCGCCAGGGTGTGGACGCTGCCGGAAACGCTGGCCCACAGCCAGCTCGAGACCCGTGATATTCTACACCACTACCAGGATGAGCCCGGCATTCCCGGACGGATCACGGCCCCGAAGGCCGCGTTCAAACTGGAACATGGCGGCGCGCGGATCGATCGTCCGCCGCCGCGTCTGGGCGAGCACAATGAGGAATTGCTCGCCGAACTCGGCTACAGCGCCGAGGAAATCGCCGCCCTGCGCACCGCAGGCGCAATCTGA
- a CDS encoding Bug family tripartite tricarboxylate transporter substrate binding protein → MRPLALLTSISLALATLTGAAAAADGDYPNDIVRVVVGSSPGGTADTVSRLVADALSDKFGKTFVVENLPGAGGALAASEVRSAEPDGYTIQFIFSSFSILPSLNPDVNYDPVKDFEAITMVSYAPNLLLVNPSFGVKTFPEWVDKIKANPGKFDYGSGGIGYSQHLSMEMLLQDIGGDVVHIPYAGSGNLLGALISGEIPFAFDTLTTAVPHIESGALIPLAITSTERSEILPDVPAVGEFVEGYELTAWNGFVAPAGTPKEIIDELNAAIVEYLETDKAKAFFGKLGTAIAASTPEEFEQVIAGDYEKFAVVIKEAGITAQ, encoded by the coding sequence ATGAGACCCCTGGCACTACTAACGTCCATTTCCCTGGCGCTCGCGACATTGACGGGCGCCGCCGCCGCTGCGGACGGTGACTATCCGAACGATATCGTCCGCGTCGTCGTCGGTTCATCGCCTGGCGGCACGGCCGATACCGTTTCCCGGCTCGTGGCCGATGCGCTGAGCGACAAATTCGGCAAAACCTTCGTGGTCGAGAACCTGCCGGGCGCTGGCGGCGCGCTGGCGGCCTCGGAGGTCAGGAGCGCCGAACCGGATGGCTACACCATCCAGTTCATCTTCTCGTCGTTTTCGATCCTTCCCTCGCTGAACCCGGATGTGAACTACGATCCGGTCAAGGATTTCGAGGCGATCACCATGGTCTCCTATGCGCCGAACCTGCTGCTGGTGAACCCGTCTTTCGGCGTCAAGACCTTTCCGGAGTGGGTCGACAAGATCAAGGCCAATCCCGGCAAGTTCGACTATGGCAGCGGCGGGATCGGCTACAGCCAGCATCTGTCGATGGAAATGCTGCTGCAGGATATCGGCGGCGACGTGGTGCACATCCCCTATGCCGGCAGCGGCAATCTGCTCGGTGCTCTGATCTCGGGCGAAATTCCGTTCGCCTTCGACACGCTGACGACGGCCGTGCCGCACATCGAATCCGGCGCGCTCATACCCCTGGCGATCACCAGTACCGAGCGGTCCGAGATCCTGCCGGACGTGCCGGCGGTCGGCGAGTTCGTCGAGGGCTACGAACTGACCGCCTGGAACGGTTTTGTCGCGCCGGCGGGGACGCCAAAGGAAATCATCGATGAACTGAACGCTGCGATCGTTGAATATCTCGAAACCGACAAGGCCAAGGCGTTTTTCGGCAAGCTCGGAACCGCGATCGCCGCGAGCACGCCCGAAGAATTCGAACAGGTGATTGCCGGCGACTACGAAAAATTCGCAGTGGTGATCAAGGAAGCGGGCATCACCGCGCAATAA
- a CDS encoding Ldh family oxidoreductase, with protein MSDEKTFSADILRRFATGLFSAAGLSAKAAGRVADALIEADLSGRGSHGLLQADRYIERLIAGAMSTADAPMVVSRSHGAIVLDADGMEGHLVAEDAMKMAIETARETGIAAVAVRRAQHMGVVGRYVRMAAEAGCVGIAMGNTKPVMAAPGGAEKLVGTNPLAIGIPASREAIVLDMATSAGTYGRIRQANALGQDIPDGWALDAEGVATTDPAEAMKGLLLPAGGAKGFGLAFMIDLLAGLLSGGAWGTKLGLIDDSTIGPQMSSYLFIVLDIASFRPLEEFKAEADEAIAGVRQSRRAEGVDRLYTPGERSAEQLAASTGRVRLAPAVVQALAERGRQLGITVPAELLE; from the coding sequence ATGTCAGATGAGAAAACTTTTTCCGCCGACATTCTGCGCCGGTTCGCGACCGGGCTTTTTAGCGCGGCCGGCCTTTCCGCAAAGGCGGCGGGCCGCGTTGCCGACGCGCTGATCGAGGCCGATCTCTCCGGGCGCGGTTCGCACGGATTGTTGCAGGCCGACAGATATATCGAGCGGCTGATCGCGGGCGCGATGTCGACCGCCGACGCGCCGATGGTCGTCAGCCGCAGCCACGGAGCGATCGTGCTCGATGCGGATGGCATGGAAGGCCATCTGGTCGCCGAGGATGCGATGAAGATGGCCATCGAGACGGCCCGTGAAACCGGCATAGCAGCCGTCGCGGTCCGCCGGGCGCAGCACATGGGCGTGGTCGGGCGCTATGTGCGCATGGCCGCCGAGGCCGGCTGCGTGGGCATTGCCATGGGCAACACCAAGCCAGTGATGGCCGCTCCCGGCGGCGCGGAAAAACTCGTCGGCACCAATCCGCTGGCGATCGGCATACCGGCCTCAAGGGAAGCGATCGTGCTCGATATGGCGACCAGCGCGGGCACTTACGGCCGCATCCGGCAGGCAAATGCGCTTGGCCAGGACATTCCCGACGGCTGGGCGCTTGATGCCGAGGGCGTTGCGACCACGGACCCGGCGGAGGCGATGAAAGGACTGTTGCTGCCGGCCGGCGGCGCAAAGGGCTTTGGCCTGGCCTTCATGATCGATCTGCTCGCCGGGTTGCTATCCGGCGGGGCGTGGGGGACGAAACTCGGCCTGATCGACGACAGCACCATCGGACCGCAGATGTCGTCCTATCTGTTCATCGTGCTTGATATCGCTTCATTCCGGCCACTTGAGGAATTCAAGGCGGAGGCGGATGAAGCGATCGCCGGGGTGCGGCAATCGCGCAGGGCCGAAGGCGTGGACCGGCTCTATACGCCCGGCGAACGCAGCGCGGAACAACTGGCCGCGAGCACGGGCCGGGTCAGGCTCGCCCCCGCCGTGGTGCAAGCGCTTGCCGAACGCGGGCGGCAACTCGGCATCACCGTGCCCGCAGAACTTCTGGAGTGA